The following proteins are encoded in a genomic region of Planococcus lenghuensis:
- the ruvB gene encoding Holliday junction branch migration DNA helicase RuvB has translation MTERIIAGEVSEFDENFEQSLRPQYLAQYIGQHKVKQHLEIFIEAAKMREESLDHVLLYGPPGLGKTTLASVIANEMGVGIRMTSGPAIERPGDLAAIVSSLEPGDVLFIDEIHRLNRAIEEVLYPAMEDFCLDIVVGKGPEARTVRLDLPPFTLIGATTRAGALSAPLRDRFGVMSRLEYYDAEALTEIAVRSAKLFGAGISREAAVEIARRSRGTPRIVNRLLKRVRDYAQVRGDGDITLDMAQQALELLQVDPLGLDSVDSKLIEAMIERFRGGPVGLDTIAASIGEESTTVEDVYEPYLLQIGFIQRTPRGRVASHMAYEHFGFALPEA, from the coding sequence ATGACTGAACGGATCATTGCGGGCGAGGTATCGGAGTTCGATGAGAACTTTGAACAGTCGCTCCGGCCGCAGTATTTAGCGCAGTATATCGGCCAGCATAAAGTTAAACAGCATTTGGAGATTTTCATCGAAGCGGCAAAGATGCGCGAGGAAAGCCTCGATCACGTCCTTCTGTACGGCCCGCCAGGCCTCGGGAAAACGACGCTTGCATCCGTCATCGCCAATGAAATGGGAGTCGGCATCCGCATGACAAGCGGCCCTGCCATCGAACGGCCGGGCGATCTCGCTGCAATCGTATCGTCACTGGAACCGGGCGATGTGCTGTTCATCGACGAAATCCACCGGCTGAACCGGGCAATTGAAGAAGTGCTGTACCCGGCGATGGAGGATTTCTGTCTGGATATCGTCGTAGGCAAAGGACCGGAAGCGCGCACTGTGCGGCTCGATCTGCCGCCGTTTACGCTGATCGGTGCAACGACACGGGCGGGCGCCTTGTCTGCGCCGCTCCGTGATCGGTTTGGTGTTATGAGCCGGCTGGAGTATTACGATGCGGAAGCGCTGACGGAAATCGCAGTGCGCAGTGCGAAATTGTTCGGCGCCGGCATCTCCCGGGAAGCGGCTGTGGAAATCGCCCGGCGTTCCCGGGGAACCCCGCGAATCGTCAACCGCTTATTGAAGCGGGTGCGGGATTACGCGCAAGTGCGAGGTGATGGCGACATCACACTCGACATGGCGCAGCAGGCGCTTGAACTGCTGCAAGTCGATCCGCTCGGACTTGACAGCGTCGACAGCAAATTGATCGAAGCGATGATCGAGCGCTTCCGCGGCGGACCTGTTGGTCTGGATACGATCGCGGCAAGCATCGGCGAGGAATCGACGACCGTCGAAGACGTCTATGAACCGTATCTCCTGCAGATTGGCTTCATCCAGCGTACGCCGCGCGGACGCGTCGCCTCGCATATGGCATATGAACACTTCGGCTTTGCGCTGCCGGAAGCATAG
- the ruvA gene encoding Holliday junction branch migration protein RuvA, producing the protein MYDYIKGAVTRVTPEYVTVEQGGIGWLIYTPNPYVFHSSEETQQVFIHQHIREDAHFLFGFKSIEQRELFRKLISVSGIGPKGALAILASGQPSHVIDAIEREDEAFLTKFPGVGKKTARQMILDLKGKLKDLYEGFGDAPERILPEQQERAELEEAMLALGALGYSEREINKVKPQLAEMDLDTEGYMKQGLQLLLKKK; encoded by the coding sequence ATGTACGACTACATAAAAGGGGCAGTCACACGGGTGACGCCTGAATATGTGACGGTGGAGCAAGGGGGAATCGGCTGGCTGATTTATACGCCGAACCCGTACGTGTTTCATTCGTCTGAAGAAACACAGCAAGTATTCATTCACCAGCATATCCGGGAAGATGCGCATTTCCTGTTCGGCTTCAAAAGCATCGAGCAGCGCGAGTTGTTCCGGAAGCTGATTTCCGTCTCCGGCATCGGACCAAAAGGCGCACTGGCCATTCTGGCATCCGGCCAGCCGTCGCATGTGATTGATGCCATTGAACGGGAAGACGAGGCGTTCCTCACGAAATTCCCGGGCGTCGGCAAGAAAACCGCCCGTCAGATGATTCTTGATCTGAAAGGGAAGTTGAAGGATTTATATGAAGGATTCGGTGATGCGCCGGAGCGGATCCTGCCGGAACAGCAGGAGCGGGCGGAGCTGGAAGAAGCGATGCTGGCACTCGGTGCACTCGGATATTCCGAACGTGAAATCAATAAAGTGAAACCGCAGCTTGCGGAAATGGATCTCGATACAGAAGGCTATATGAAACAGGGCTTGCAGCTATTATTAAAAAAGAAATAA